From Streptomyces sp. NBC_00370, a single genomic window includes:
- a CDS encoding TIGR03885 family FMN-dependent LLM class oxidoreductase, which yields MTVYGFHASHEQVPPADLLAAVVHAENAGFTAAMCSDHFSPWSVRQGESGFAWSWLGAALQATDQVPFGVVNAPGQRYHPAIIAQAIASLAAMYPGRFWAALGSGEASNEHITGGGWPRKDVRNARLRECVDIIRALLRGEEVSHDGLVTVDRARLWTRPDTMPPLIGAACSEATARWCAEWADGLITVNAPHETLRRIVDAYRSAGGAGQLHLQAHLSWAPDLDAARAVAHDQWRTNVHGPPVSWDLDSATLFDSVSEDVSHERVAESVNVSADLGQHAAWLQEYADLGFDAVMLHHVGREQGPFIDAFGADVLPQLDITRPKPYFAESAR from the coding sequence ATGACCGTTTACGGATTCCACGCCTCACACGAACAGGTGCCTCCCGCCGACCTGTTGGCCGCCGTCGTCCACGCCGAGAACGCGGGCTTCACCGCCGCCATGTGCTCGGACCACTTCTCGCCCTGGAGCGTCCGGCAGGGCGAGTCGGGCTTCGCGTGGTCCTGGCTCGGCGCCGCCCTGCAGGCCACCGACCAGGTCCCGTTCGGAGTCGTCAACGCGCCGGGACAGCGCTACCACCCGGCGATCATCGCCCAGGCCATCGCCAGCCTCGCCGCCATGTACCCGGGCCGCTTCTGGGCCGCACTCGGCAGCGGCGAGGCGTCCAACGAGCACATCACCGGCGGCGGCTGGCCCCGCAAGGACGTCCGCAACGCGCGGCTGCGCGAGTGCGTCGACATCATCCGGGCGCTGCTGCGCGGCGAGGAAGTCAGCCACGACGGACTCGTGACCGTGGACCGGGCCAGGCTGTGGACCCGCCCCGACACGATGCCGCCGCTGATCGGCGCCGCGTGCAGCGAGGCCACCGCGCGCTGGTGCGCCGAGTGGGCCGACGGCCTGATCACCGTCAACGCGCCGCACGAGACGCTGCGCCGGATCGTGGACGCCTACCGCTCGGCGGGCGGCGCGGGACAGCTGCACCTGCAGGCCCATCTCAGCTGGGCACCCGACCTGGACGCCGCCCGGGCCGTCGCCCACGACCAGTGGCGTACCAACGTGCACGGACCGCCGGTCAGTTGGGACCTCGACTCGGCGACGCTCTTCGACAGCGTCAGCGAAGACGTGTCGCACGAGCGGGTGGCCGAGTCCGTCAACGTATCGGCGGACCTCGGTCAGCACGCGGCCTGGCTCCAGGAGTACGCCGATCTCGGCTTCGACGCGGTCATGCTGCACCACGTCGGCCGGGAACAGGGCCCCTTCATCGACGCGTTCGGCGCCGACGTACTGCCGCAGCTGGACATCACCCGCCCCAAGCCGTACTTCGCGGAGAGTGCCCGATGA
- a CDS encoding DinB family protein yields METEGLRTDRLGLLLDQFDKAREMAQVRLAGLGDEEFLWEPAAGAWSVRRREDARTPRAFGPGEWVLDLGAADIPANEYAEVARQAAGGMTVAKIAEDWSVSTERVEEILAHTGPLPSDEAPVTTIAWRLAHLHFHFAGGWEWTFGERRHEPKELVDFTPSAALAVERFWTLIDRWRDSVATVTEAQLDTVGFSQYPYGSDPDDPFVSVLAGSNLEFIHHMAEIALLRDLWRSGSTRRY; encoded by the coding sequence ATGGAGACCGAGGGCCTGCGGACGGACCGACTGGGTTTGCTGCTCGACCAGTTCGACAAGGCCAGGGAGATGGCCCAGGTGCGGCTGGCGGGCCTCGGTGACGAGGAGTTCCTGTGGGAGCCGGCGGCCGGAGCCTGGTCGGTCCGGCGCCGGGAGGATGCGCGGACGCCCAGGGCGTTCGGACCGGGCGAGTGGGTACTCGACCTGGGCGCCGCCGACATCCCGGCGAACGAGTACGCGGAGGTCGCCCGGCAGGCGGCCGGCGGTATGACCGTGGCCAAGATCGCCGAGGACTGGAGCGTGAGCACGGAACGGGTCGAGGAGATCCTCGCCCACACCGGCCCGCTCCCGTCCGACGAGGCACCGGTCACGACCATCGCGTGGCGGCTGGCGCACCTGCACTTCCACTTCGCCGGCGGCTGGGAGTGGACCTTCGGCGAACGGCGTCACGAGCCGAAGGAACTGGTCGACTTCACGCCCTCCGCAGCCCTGGCGGTCGAGCGGTTCTGGACGCTGATCGACCGCTGGCGCGACAGCGTCGCCACCGTCACCGAGGCACAACTGGACACGGTCGGCTTCTCGCAGTACCCGTACGGCTCCGACCCCGATGACCCGTTCGTGTCCGTACTCGCCGGGTCCAATCTCGAATTCATCCATCACATGGCCGAGATCGCGCTGCTCCGCGACTTGTGGCGGTCCGGTTCGACAAGGCGTTATTGA
- a CDS encoding glycoside hydrolase family 13 protein, which yields MTGHHLEPGEDAAQGDDAWWRSAVVYQVYPRSFADSDGDGIGDLAGLTGRLDHLAKLGVDVLWLSPVYPSPQDDNGYDISDYRNIDPVFGDLAAFDRLLAAVHERGMRLIMDLVVNHTSDEHPWFQESRDPDSPKRDWYWWRPPRDGREPNNWGSFFSGSAWAHDAASDAYYLHLFSPKQPDLNWENPDLRQAVYAMMRWWLDRGVDGFRMDVVNFISKDPALPDGALHGDGPFGDGSPYFVCGPRIHDYLQEMHREVTARYPGRLLTVGEMPGVTVEQARLFTDPRRAELDMVFQFEHVGLDHGQGKFDPRPLRLTDLKTSLGRWQTGLADVGWNSLYWNNHDQPRVVSRFGDDGPRHRTRSATMLATVLHLHRGTPYVYQGEELGMANAPLRTIEDFRDIESLNHYTQALNAGQEPEDILRGLRAMGRDNARTPMQWDASAQAGFTTGTPWIPVNPDHTEINAAAGYADPASVYHHYRRLIALRHSEPAVVHGDFTMLLPDDERIYAFTRRYGDTTLLVAGNFTGDIVAVDLPDGWEGAELLLDNGPSATDEPGRLTLAPWEARVHRRTR from the coding sequence ATGACCGGCCACCACCTGGAGCCAGGCGAGGACGCTGCACAAGGCGACGACGCCTGGTGGCGGTCCGCCGTCGTCTACCAGGTCTACCCCCGCAGCTTCGCCGACTCCGACGGCGACGGCATCGGTGACCTGGCCGGTCTCACCGGCCGGCTGGATCACCTCGCCAAACTGGGTGTCGACGTGCTGTGGCTGTCCCCGGTCTACCCCTCGCCGCAGGACGACAACGGCTACGACATCAGCGACTACCGGAACATCGACCCCGTCTTCGGCGACCTGGCCGCCTTCGACCGGCTGCTGGCGGCCGTGCACGAGCGCGGCATGCGGCTGATCATGGATCTGGTCGTCAACCACACGTCCGACGAGCACCCCTGGTTCCAGGAGTCGCGTGACCCGGACAGCCCCAAGCGCGACTGGTACTGGTGGCGGCCCCCGCGCGACGGCCGCGAACCCAACAACTGGGGCTCGTTCTTCTCCGGTTCGGCCTGGGCGCACGACGCGGCGAGCGACGCGTACTACCTCCATCTGTTCTCGCCCAAGCAGCCCGACCTCAACTGGGAGAACCCCGACCTACGCCAGGCCGTCTACGCCATGATGCGCTGGTGGCTCGATCGGGGCGTGGACGGCTTCCGGATGGACGTCGTCAACTTCATCTCCAAGGACCCGGCCCTGCCCGACGGCGCGCTGCACGGCGACGGACCGTTCGGCGACGGCTCGCCGTACTTCGTCTGCGGACCGCGCATCCACGACTACCTCCAGGAGATGCACCGAGAGGTGACCGCCCGGTACCCCGGGCGGCTGCTGACCGTCGGGGAGATGCCGGGGGTGACCGTCGAACAGGCCCGGCTGTTCACCGATCCGCGGCGCGCCGAACTCGACATGGTGTTCCAGTTCGAGCATGTCGGACTCGACCACGGCCAGGGCAAGTTCGACCCGCGACCGCTCCGGCTCACCGACCTCAAGACCTCCCTGGGCCGCTGGCAGACCGGCCTCGCCGACGTCGGATGGAACAGCCTCTACTGGAACAACCACGACCAGCCGCGCGTGGTCTCGCGGTTCGGCGACGACGGCCCCCGGCACCGCACCCGGTCGGCGACCATGCTCGCCACCGTGCTCCACCTGCACCGGGGCACCCCTTACGTCTACCAGGGCGAGGAACTGGGCATGGCCAACGCCCCGTTGCGCACCATCGAGGACTTCAGGGACATCGAATCCCTCAACCACTACACGCAGGCGCTGAACGCGGGCCAGGAGCCCGAGGACATCCTACGGGGACTGCGGGCGATGGGCAGGGACAACGCCCGCACCCCCATGCAGTGGGACGCGTCCGCGCAGGCCGGCTTCACCACCGGCACCCCCTGGATCCCGGTCAACCCCGACCACACCGAGATCAACGCCGCGGCCGGGTACGCCGACCCGGCATCGGTCTACCACCACTACCGCCGGCTCATCGCGCTGCGGCACAGCGAACCCGCCGTCGTGCACGGCGACTTCACCATGCTGCTGCCGGACGACGAGCGGATCTACGCCTTCACCCGCCGGTACGGCGACACGACGCTGCTGGTCGCTGGCAACTTCACCGGCGACATCGTCGCCGTGGACCTGCCCGACGGCTGGGAGGGCGCCGAACTCCTCCTGGACAACGGCCCGTCCGCCACGGACGAGCCCGGCCGGCTCACCCTCGCGCCCTGGGAGGCGAGGGTCCACCGGCGCACCCGGTGA
- a CDS encoding alpha-amylase family protein — MRLTRTSDLWWKNAVVYCLDVETYQDSSGDGTGDFAGLTQRIDHLVRLGVTCVWLMPFYPTRERDDGYDITDFYAVDPRLGTLGDFTEFVRTARDRGIRVIADLVVNHTSDHHPWFQDARSSRTSEHRDWYVWADTPPEDGPEGVVFPDVEKSVWEYDEGTEQYYLHRFYKQQPDLNVANPAVRDEIARIMGFWTQLGLSGFRVDAVPFLLETDGQDDADQLPDPHEYLADLRAFLGRRSGDAVLLGEVNLPYPETARFFGDQDSSRGDELTMCFDFIGMQRMYLSMARGEAAPLAAALRERPAAPRDAHWATFVRNHDELTLDKLDDDERAEVFAAFGPDKDMQLYDRGLRRRLPPMVEGDRRRVELAYSLLFTLPGTPVLFYGEEIGMGENLAAEGRQAVRTPMQWTADKGGGFSTADAGRLPNPVVEGAFGPRRVNAHDQAQDPDSPLSRMRTLIERYREAPELAWGDYEVLDTDDSGVLAHVSSLPEGAVLALHNFSDGPVTATTTVPGLKGGRLLTDLFTGDTVKAAAGGKVSADLAPYGYRWLRVNTPLDDPDRTTAV; from the coding sequence ATGAGGCTGACCAGGACATCCGACCTGTGGTGGAAGAACGCCGTCGTGTACTGCCTGGACGTGGAGACGTACCAGGACAGCAGCGGCGACGGCACAGGGGACTTCGCAGGACTGACCCAGCGGATCGACCACCTGGTACGCCTCGGCGTCACCTGTGTGTGGCTGATGCCGTTCTACCCGACGAGGGAGCGCGACGACGGCTACGACATCACCGACTTCTACGCCGTCGACCCGCGCCTCGGCACGCTCGGAGACTTCACCGAGTTCGTCCGCACCGCGCGCGACCGGGGCATCCGGGTCATCGCCGACCTGGTGGTCAACCACACCTCCGACCACCACCCGTGGTTCCAGGACGCCCGCTCCAGCCGTACGTCCGAGCACCGCGACTGGTACGTCTGGGCCGACACACCGCCCGAGGACGGACCTGAGGGCGTCGTCTTCCCCGACGTCGAGAAGAGCGTGTGGGAGTACGACGAGGGCACCGAGCAGTACTACCTGCACCGCTTCTACAAGCAGCAGCCCGACCTGAACGTCGCCAACCCGGCGGTGCGTGACGAGATAGCCCGGATCATGGGCTTCTGGACGCAGCTCGGGCTCTCCGGCTTCCGCGTCGACGCCGTCCCGTTCCTGCTGGAGACCGACGGCCAGGACGACGCGGACCAGCTGCCCGACCCGCACGAGTACCTCGCCGACCTCCGCGCCTTCCTCGGCCGCCGCAGCGGGGACGCGGTCCTGCTGGGCGAGGTGAATCTGCCCTATCCCGAGACGGCGAGGTTCTTCGGGGACCAGGACTCGTCCCGTGGCGACGAGTTGACCATGTGCTTCGACTTCATCGGCATGCAGCGGATGTATCTCTCCATGGCCCGCGGTGAGGCGGCGCCGCTCGCCGCCGCCCTGCGGGAGCGGCCCGCGGCGCCCCGCGACGCGCACTGGGCGACGTTCGTCCGCAACCACGACGAGCTGACACTCGACAAGCTCGACGACGACGAACGCGCCGAGGTGTTCGCCGCCTTCGGCCCCGACAAGGACATGCAGCTCTACGACCGCGGGCTGCGCCGCCGGCTGCCGCCGATGGTCGAAGGCGACCGCCGCCGCGTGGAGTTGGCGTACAGCCTGCTCTTCACCCTGCCCGGCACCCCCGTGCTCTTCTACGGCGAGGAGATCGGCATGGGGGAGAACCTGGCGGCCGAGGGCCGGCAGGCCGTTCGCACCCCGATGCAGTGGACCGCCGACAAGGGCGGCGGCTTCTCCACCGCCGACGCCGGTCGCCTGCCCAACCCCGTGGTGGAGGGCGCGTTCGGGCCGAGGCGCGTCAACGCGCACGACCAGGCGCAGGACCCCGATTCGCCGCTCAGCCGGATGCGGACCCTGATCGAGCGCTACCGCGAGGCACCCGAACTGGCCTGGGGCGACTACGAAGTCCTCGACACCGACGACTCCGGCGTACTGGCCCATGTCAGCTCACTGCCGGAAGGGGCCGTGCTGGCGCTGCACAACTTCTCCGACGGCCCGGTCACGGCGACCACAACGGTCCCCGGGCTGAAGGGCGGCCGGCTGCTCACCGACCTGTTCACCGGCGACACCGTCAAAGCGGCGGCGGGCGGCAAGGTGAGCGCGGACCTGGCACCGTACGGCTACCGGTGGCTGCGGGTGAACACCCCGCTGGACGATCCGGACCGGACGACCGCCGTCTGA